The following proteins are co-located in the Silene latifolia isolate original U9 population chromosome 1, ASM4854445v1, whole genome shotgun sequence genome:
- the LOC141616236 gene encoding histone H4 — MSGRGKGGKGLGKGGAKRHRKVLRDNIQGITKPAIRRLARRGGVKRISGLIYEETRGVLKIFLENVIRDAVTYTEHARRKTVTAMDVVYALKRQGRTLYGFGG, encoded by the coding sequence atGTCAGGAAGAGGAAAGGGAGGAAAGGGATTAGGAAAAGGAGGAGCGAAACGACACCGAAAAGTCCTCCGCGATAACATCCAGGGGATTACTAAGCCAGCTATCCGCCGTCTAGCTCGCCGGGGTGGTGTCAAGCGTATCAGTGGTTTGATCTATGAGGAGACACGTGGCGTTCTCAAGATCTTTCTAGAGAATGTCATCCGTGATGCTGTTACTTACACCGAGCACGCCAGGAGGAAGACTGTTACCGCCATGGATGTTGTGTATGCTCTCAAGAGGCAAGGAAGAACTCTCTACGGTTTCGGAGGTTGA